In Rhopalosiphum padi isolate XX-2018 chromosome 3, ASM2088224v1, whole genome shotgun sequence, the genomic stretch TGCTATTAaactactttaatattatataatttttaagtataactcAAAAGGATGCatgaataattttagaataactTTTTATAGTAAGTGAAATATgtcattgtatatttattttaattctaaataagaaaatacgtacaacatacatttacatatatGAATAACTACCattttttctgtatttattattttattacaaattgtaatttttaatttacctaaataatgttatacataaatattttaagatactattattaatatgctaTCATGTactactaaatttaatttaaaataatacaaattataaatttaaaatctttagtATAGTTAGAtagttagttattaataaaaatttagtacctacattactatctattttaaattggtCGTATAGTTTTATTACATGGATAATTTTTTGGATATCTCTAGTTGGAATAGCTtggaatatacttttttatcgGTTTCAGTTTGCATTTCTTTTAATGACGCAATGTCAAAGTATATTGTTGGATGTGCATTATAGATTTGAGCCatctattaattgtaaatataacatttggttgtatatagttatttaatacataGTCTGAAAATTCTAGCCCATCTGCCTCCCGGCAACGGTGATTGCCTACTAGTTCAAAAAAATCGTTTCCAACTATTCCATAAGGCAGAAATGGTGAAATAGTagatcaaaaacatttttaaccacttTCGTAATATACTCTTATCATCCGAGTATACTGTcctcaattttttatttgcgtatatttatgtgaaaattgttatataactaTGTAAGTATTCTATTTAACTTATgtgagttaattatttattaaatacttacataacGCCACCAAAACTGACTTAAATAGATACGACATCCGATGAGTTTTATATTAGGAAAAAACTTCCTTTACAGCTTGTGTGCTCCTACCATTTCAAAGTCGGTGTATAATTTGCACAGCTCAAGTGTTTtagatatatgttataaatataattattttataaatatccacATTCAAATTTGCTATGGGaggggtttaaaaaaataactaacacTAAAACCTTCTCTTTAAAACTACCCATTTTTCtaataatcaaaaacattacacgtataaatattaataggcaaaataacaaaacaaatacaaaGGTTTACATAACTCATGAcagttaaatactatttaatatgcacataatatatacaagtacagaatattatatatattatattattaattatttataataaaaattctagtCTTCTTTTTTTATTGGATAGTTCAACCAGTACTTCATCAGGGGTAATTGAATCGTTTTTGTTGATCAAGAGCATAGCTAGACCATTAAGTTTTCcctattaaaatgaattacaacattaaattaatttgattataatcattaatactattatttaaattaaacatacctCGGAAGTAAAGTTGCGTAAGTAAGTTTTTATTCTCTTGAGAGTTGAGAATGTCCTTTCATTAATGGCAGAAGAAACTGGTAGAGTtgctaatattttaagtaacttaaaaatatttggatacaTGGCTTCATTACATATGTAAATAGCGTCCATTGCATTTTTTGGTTTATCCATTTCTGATAGAGATTTAAGTTTTTGTTGCAAAAGTTTGAACTCATTTTTGAATACCTCATCACAATTTCCAATATCTTCCAGATCTTcactataatgttttgtaagAGATATAAAATCTTCTTCATAACCACTTTCTTTAAATAAGGAATGGAAGCTTGTCAATTTACTTTGGTGATTTGTAAATCTTTCTTCCAATTCATTAATGAATTTGTCTATGTATGGAATAAATACTGATACtcgataaaatatttctgtatCGTCTGTTTGAATGTTACACCTGTTGGTTTGTCTTTTCGATATTCTTGGCATGTTTATCGCAATGTCAACTTTCTCAGCCAGTGATTTTACACGTTCAAAAATGTCTCCAAAATCTTTTTCAGCATTCAATCTTATCTCTTTAAGTTCTTGTTTTGTGTTTTGTGCCAATGACTAGCTTCTTTGAGATCTATAATTGTTTGCTGGAGAAATTTGATAAGACTAAACCTAatgcaaataatttattcaaaacaaacaaacaaataataaattctaaatttaacatAGAGATTCTAAGTCGTCTTGCTTTTTCAGATGTAAACAAGTAGATTAAGGCATGTATtcaattaaagaaataaatgcacattattacattttgttctataatttaacatataattcCTTTATTTATATGCAGAATGCAGgaaacaatagaaaaatataaactggaaaatgaaaaacttaaaaatgaacaaattaaattaaaagaaataatttctaTTCAACAAgctcaaaaacaaaatttacagGATtctcttaataaaatatatggtacTTTTAATTTACGGATTAATtcagtattttcaaaattattctcaCCAACACAGATTGAcgctattttaaataacaataaaacaatttacaaatggACACCTGAAGATATTGCCTCTGCCATATCATTGAGAAGTGTTTCTCCAATAGCGTATAGGTATCTACGCGAAAAAAAAGTTTCCATTACCaggtaatgataatttaataaaaaaaaaaacaatttaataaaaacttgtaGGTTTATCAACACTTAGAACATGGGCAGGTAATCTCTCAGTTGAGCCAGAAATTCTGTATAGTGTATTGTATTTGATGAAAGCAAAAGGTAGaatctttatataaaataatttatattttgctgttaataaaattgtaaataaaaacaaaaatatttaaggatAAACTTTGACAACCAATGAGAAATTAACGGTTATTagtagtatgtatttatatgttctgagcacttttgggcagggagattttaaaagttaaggAGGAGTTTCCGCCtcaagccaatttttttttcctgtaacacgaaaaaaaaaacatctgaaattgatttttacacacttttttttaaaaaataataatttttttattgaataagaacactgtttgattaaaataaaaaaatcatttattaatatatgttgttgtttcattaaatattatgcaaccttaattctaaattatttatacgttttctTACTTCACTAGTGAAAGGTATATATTCTACAATACGATcatgaattaataaacaataagcaGTTACACCTGTAAGAGGTTCTGAATGTTCTGAAACCTCTATTTCTAATTGAACATCTACTGATGAATTATTCTGTTTTGAAGTATCGATAACTACAATTGGGGCGTTTGTTAGAAAGTAGAAGGACTTAATATTGGGTTccgaata encodes the following:
- the LOC132924156 gene encoding 52 kDa repressor of the inhibitor of the protein kinase-like, coding for MPRISKRQTNRCNIQTDDTEIFYRVSVFIPYIDKFINELEERFTNHQSKLTSFHSLFKESGYEEDFISLTKHYSEDLEDIGNCDEVFKNEFKLLQQKLKSLSEMDKPKNAMDAIYICNEAMYPNIFKLLKILATLPVSSAINERTFSTLKRIKTYLRNFTSEGKLNGLAMLLINKNDSITPDEVLVELSNKKRRLEFLL